A portion of the Bacteroides faecium genome contains these proteins:
- the ffh gene encoding signal recognition particle protein, whose amino-acid sequence MFDNLSERLERSFKILKGEGKITEINVAETLKDVRKALLDADVNYKVAKNFTDTVKEKALGQNVLTAVKPSQLMVKIVHDELTQLMGGETAEINIDSRPAVILMSGLQGSGKTTFSGKLARMLKTKKNRKPLLVACDVYRPAAIEQLRVLAEQIEVPMYCELDSKNPVEIAQHAIQEAKAKGYDLVIVDTAGRLAVDEQMMNEIAAIKEAINPNEILFVVDSMTGQDAVNTAKEFNERLDFNGVVLTKLDGDTRGGAALSIRSVVNKPIKFVGTGEKLEAIDQFHPARMADRILGMGDIVSLVERAQEQYDEEEAKRLQKKIAKNQFDFNDFLSQIAQIKKMGNLKDLASMIPGVGKAIKDIDIDDNAFKSIEAIIYSMTPAERSNPELLNGSRRTRIAKGSGTTIQEVNRLLKQFDQTRKMMKMVTSSKMGKMMPKMKR is encoded by the coding sequence ATGTTCGATAATTTAAGTGAAAGACTGGAACGGTCATTCAAGATTCTGAAAGGTGAAGGCAAAATCACCGAAATCAACGTAGCGGAGACGCTGAAAGACGTACGCAAGGCACTTCTTGATGCCGACGTAAACTACAAGGTAGCAAAGAATTTCACTGATACGGTGAAAGAGAAAGCACTTGGCCAGAACGTACTTACGGCTGTGAAGCCGAGCCAGTTGATGGTGAAGATTGTGCACGACGAACTTACCCAGTTGATGGGTGGAGAGACGGCCGAAATCAATATCGACTCCCGTCCGGCAGTAATCCTGATGTCAGGTTTGCAGGGTTCGGGTAAGACTACCTTCTCCGGCAAGCTGGCACGCATGCTGAAAACCAAGAAGAACCGTAAGCCGTTGCTGGTAGCTTGTGACGTTTACCGTCCGGCAGCTATCGAACAGTTGCGTGTACTGGCAGAACAAATCGAAGTTCCGATGTACTGCGAACTGGATAGCAAGAATCCGGTAGAAATCGCGCAACACGCCATCCAGGAAGCCAAAGCCAAAGGATATGACCTCGTCATCGTCGATACCGCCGGACGTCTGGCAGTAGACGAACAGATGATGAACGAAATCGCCGCTATCAAAGAAGCCATCAACCCGAACGAAATCCTGTTCGTGGTAGACTCCATGACTGGTCAGGATGCTGTAAACACAGCCAAGGAATTTAACGAACGCCTGGACTTCAACGGTGTGGTACTGACCAAGCTCGACGGTGATACCCGTGGTGGTGCGGCTCTTTCTATCCGTTCGGTAGTTAACAAGCCAATCAAGTTCGTAGGTACGGGAGAAAAGCTGGAAGCAATCGACCAGTTCCACCCTGCCCGTATGGCAGACCGTATCCTAGGTATGGGTGACATCGTTTCATTGGTAGAACGTGCACAGGAGCAATATGACGAAGAAGAAGCCAAACGCTTGCAGAAGAAGATTGCCAAGAACCAGTTCGACTTCAACGACTTCCTCAGCCAGATTGCCCAAATCAAGAAGATGGGTAACCTGAAAGACCTTGCTTCCATGATTCCGGGAGTAGGCAAAGCAATCAAAGACATTGATATTGACGACAATGCGTTCAAAAGCATCGAAGCCATCATTTACTCCATGACTCCGGCAGAACGTTCCAACCCGGAACTGCTGAACGGCTCACGCCGTACACGTATTGCCAAAGGTAGCGGAACAACGATTCAGGAAGTAAACCGCTTGCTGAAACAATTCGACCAGACCCGCAAAATGATGAAGATGGTAACCAGCAGCAAAATGGGCAAGATGATGCCGAAAATGAAGAGATAA
- a CDS encoding sensor histidine kinase codes for MLISATLHAAHTNAERISLLQSLFDYNVPFSTEVTIDSIIEWEKILEPELEQQQQYPFLFRLKQLTVQALATKGNISLAIDKADLMYQKAKAMHYPLGTALSLQAIGNTYQSSSSIPIAAIESYKEALEIAQNIPNADSYTKAILSQLILTKLKYRQMTDIENYIREFESLSDKDRNQQDAFHIAYFKAFYNIQMRHLPEALSYLQQAESVNQHPTHSYYLLMTKYLYSSYYTESEEYLQALKIFDEILSNMRAADSYNSLLIKQERTKTLALMGKNEEACEAYDFLNSFKDSLEATNYIRQINELHTHYQIDKKELDNLNRQKTILYWSWFTILSIVTLIIFLIFLIKHSNKKLRLSRQELEKAKKQEENSIRTKSLFLSNMSHEIRTPLNALSGFSSILTEESIDNETRQQCSDIIQQNSELLLKLINDVIDLSSLEIGKMTFKYEQCDAVAICRNVIDMVEKIKQTNADVHFSTSLQSLELTTDNARLQQLLINLLINATKFTPQGSIIMELEKQTEDMALFSVTDTGCGITKENQDKIFNRFEKLNENAQGTGLGLSICQLIIEQLGGRIWIDPDYDQGARFLFTHPIHRPQQQGKEKAE; via the coding sequence ATGCTTATATCAGCAACCCTGCATGCAGCGCACACCAATGCCGAACGCATCTCCTTATTACAGTCGTTGTTCGACTACAACGTACCTTTCAGCACTGAAGTTACGATAGACAGCATTATCGAATGGGAAAAGATACTGGAACCCGAACTGGAACAACAGCAGCAATACCCATTCCTATTCCGGCTAAAACAACTGACCGTACAGGCATTAGCAACCAAAGGCAACATCAGCCTTGCCATAGACAAGGCCGACCTGATGTACCAAAAAGCCAAAGCCATGCATTACCCGTTGGGAACAGCACTCTCCCTACAGGCTATCGGAAATACATACCAAAGCTCGTCATCGATACCTATCGCAGCCATCGAATCCTACAAAGAGGCACTTGAGATTGCCCAAAATATCCCTAACGCAGACTCATATACAAAAGCAATCCTGTCCCAGCTCATTCTCACCAAGCTCAAATATCGCCAAATGACAGATATAGAAAACTATATCCGGGAATTCGAGTCCCTGTCAGACAAAGACAGGAACCAACAGGATGCCTTTCATATCGCCTACTTCAAGGCATTCTACAATATCCAGATGCGCCATCTTCCCGAAGCATTGAGCTATCTGCAACAAGCCGAGTCAGTCAATCAGCACCCCACACATTCTTATTATCTCTTAATGACCAAATACCTGTATTCCAGCTACTATACCGAATCCGAAGAATACCTTCAGGCATTAAAGATATTCGATGAAATACTTTCAAATATGAGAGCGGCAGATTCATATAACTCCCTGCTTATCAAACAAGAACGTACCAAAACACTCGCATTGATGGGCAAAAACGAGGAAGCATGCGAAGCTTATGATTTCCTGAACTCATTCAAGGACTCTCTGGAAGCCACGAATTACATCCGTCAAATCAACGAACTGCATACTCATTACCAAATTGATAAAAAAGAATTAGACAACTTAAACAGGCAGAAAACAATCCTTTATTGGAGTTGGTTTACAATCCTGTCCATAGTCACGCTAATCATATTTTTAATCTTCCTGATAAAGCACAGTAACAAGAAACTGCGGCTATCACGGCAAGAGCTGGAAAAAGCCAAGAAGCAAGAAGAGAACTCTATCCGGACAAAGAGCCTTTTCCTGTCTAACATGAGCCATGAAATCCGCACACCGCTCAATGCTCTGTCCGGCTTCTCGTCTATCCTGACGGAAGAATCCATCGACAACGAAACCCGGCAGCAATGCAGCGATATCATTCAGCAAAACTCCGAACTGCTGCTTAAGTTAATCAACGATGTAATCGACCTGTCCAGCCTCGAAATAGGCAAAATGACATTCAAGTACGAGCAATGCGACGCAGTAGCCATATGCAGGAACGTCATCGACATGGTCGAAAAGATAAAGCAGACAAATGCGGATGTCCACTTCTCCACTTCACTCCAAAGCTTGGAACTGACGACAGACAATGCCCGGTTGCAACAATTATTAATCAACCTGCTTATTAACGCCACCAAATTCACCCCGCAAGGCTCCATTATCATGGAACTTGAAAAGCAGACAGAAGATATGGCACTGTTTTCCGTGACCGATACAGGCTGCGGAATCACCAAAGAAAACCAGGACAAAATCTTCAACCGTTTTGAAAAGTTGAACGAAAACGCACAAGGCACGGGACTCGGACTGTCTATCTGCCAGCTCATCATCGAGCAACTGGGCGGACGGATATGGATTGACCCGGATTACGATCAAGGAGCACGCTTCCTGTTCACCCATCCCATCCATCGCCCCCAACAACAAGGAAAGGAGAAAGCGGAATGA
- a CDS encoding tetratricopeptide repeat-containing sensor histidine kinase has product MKQTILLIALLCCTLTGKAGTEAISESDSLLKVLQTLPRDTMRLNVLNRIIRIEQNNYQCIQYSDTLMKEALQLKNDKYAGMAAYYHVLYYYNHSNQDSVSKWLTIMEPHVRKSEIWDFFFDARRFQIDLYTYNEQYELAISEAKRMKLQADKQNCTRGVIAAYQCLSNAYIGSQRWDKGIESLEDAYQMLTAKENPVVRISVLSQLVSVTKEKKDNKKLLKYLQELESALNKHISRNPSLKEGFADVYLFNELFYGYYYLNIHQPQRAYLHLLKAEKYLNEDTYFMYKVLYFDTYAKYYQEIGEYTQASDYIDTTLTMLKADFPSDYAEQLLEKARIWKQAGQSEKAIPLYEQALTIKDSASTALSNTQMELIKSKYNIEKTALEQERQNNKTQLIYLTFIFIILILLFIFMSRLFMVRKALKHAENEIRKATETVRKTNEIKNRFLSNMSYNIRTPLNNVVGFSQLIACEPNIDKETRQEYSNIIHKSSEKLMRLVNDVLDLSRLEAQMMKFQIQDNDIIELCKEACYMADARNEKAGIKVLFTAETSSQIIRTDTARLIQALLSTLVYPDEQGSQQERTIRFIASRNGDMLRLRIINSPLAEHTFASQETIIRHDINRLLLKHFGGNYLINDKTPEGPEIVFIYPITPESK; this is encoded by the coding sequence ATGAAACAGACCATACTCCTGATAGCCTTATTATGTTGCACCCTGACCGGAAAGGCGGGTACCGAAGCAATATCAGAATCCGACAGCCTGCTGAAAGTACTTCAAACCCTGCCTCGCGACACCATGCGCCTGAATGTCCTGAACCGGATCATCAGGATAGAGCAGAACAACTATCAATGTATCCAATACTCAGATACGTTGATGAAAGAGGCCCTACAACTGAAAAATGACAAATATGCCGGTATGGCGGCATATTACCACGTCCTCTATTATTATAATCACAGCAATCAGGACAGCGTAAGCAAATGGCTCACCATCATGGAACCTCATGTCCGGAAATCGGAGATATGGGACTTTTTCTTTGATGCCAGACGCTTTCAGATAGACCTGTACACCTACAACGAACAGTACGAACTCGCTATCAGTGAAGCAAAAAGAATGAAACTGCAAGCCGACAAGCAGAACTGCACCCGTGGAGTCATAGCCGCTTACCAATGCCTGAGCAACGCTTATATCGGCAGCCAGCGTTGGGACAAAGGAATCGAATCTCTGGAAGACGCTTATCAGATGCTTACCGCCAAGGAGAATCCGGTGGTTCGTATCTCCGTACTCTCGCAGTTGGTATCCGTCACCAAAGAAAAGAAAGACAACAAAAAACTGCTCAAATACCTGCAGGAACTGGAAAGTGCGTTGAATAAGCACATCAGCAGGAATCCGTCTTTGAAAGAAGGGTTTGCCGATGTATATCTTTTCAACGAACTGTTCTACGGCTATTATTATCTGAATATTCATCAACCCCAACGGGCTTATCTACATCTGCTGAAAGCCGAAAAATACTTGAACGAAGATACCTATTTCATGTACAAAGTGCTCTATTTCGACACCTATGCAAAATATTATCAGGAAATAGGAGAATATACACAAGCATCAGATTACATCGACACGACATTGACGATGCTGAAAGCTGATTTTCCCAGCGACTATGCCGAACAACTGCTCGAAAAAGCCAGAATATGGAAACAGGCGGGACAGAGCGAAAAAGCCATCCCTTTGTATGAGCAGGCACTAACCATCAAAGACTCGGCTTCAACCGCACTCTCCAACACCCAAATGGAACTGATAAAAAGCAAATATAATATCGAAAAGACAGCACTGGAACAAGAAAGGCAAAACAACAAGACCCAGCTTATCTACCTGACTTTTATTTTCATTATTCTGATTCTGCTGTTTATCTTTATGTCACGGCTCTTCATGGTACGAAAAGCATTGAAACACGCTGAAAACGAAATCCGGAAAGCTACAGAAACCGTGCGGAAAACCAATGAAATAAAGAACCGCTTCCTGTCAAACATGAGCTATAATATCCGCACTCCGCTCAACAATGTGGTAGGCTTCTCGCAACTTATCGCCTGCGAACCCAACATCGACAAGGAAACGAGACAGGAATACTCCAATATCATCCACAAAAGTTCGGAAAAACTCATGAGACTCGTCAACGATGTCCTCGACCTGTCCCGTCTTGAAGCTCAGATGATGAAATTCCAGATACAGGACAATGACATCATCGAATTATGCAAAGAAGCATGCTATATGGCGGATGCAAGGAACGAAAAGGCAGGTATCAAGGTGCTGTTCACCGCCGAGACGAGTTCTCAAATTATCCGTACCGACACAGCGCGGCTGATACAGGCACTACTTAGCACACTGGTTTATCCGGACGAACAAGGGAGCCAACAGGAACGGACTATCCGGTTCATAGCAAGCCGGAATGGAGATATGCTTCGTTTACGGATCATCAATTCCCCTTTGGCAGAACACACTTTTGCCTCACAGGAAACCATCATCCGGCATGACATCAACCGGTTACTGCTGAAGCACTTCGGCGGCAACTATCTCATCAATGATAAAACTCCCGAAGGACCGGAAATAGTTTTCATCTACCCTATTACGCCCGAATCGAAATAA
- a CDS encoding MATE family efflux transporter: MYTNKQIWSVSYPILLSLLAQNVINVTDTAFLGHVSEVALGASAMGGLFYICVFTIAFGFSTGSQIVIARRNGEGRYTDVGPVMIQGVMFLFAMALILFGFTKAFGGNIMRLLVSSESIYEGTMEFLDWRIYGFFFSFVNVMFRALYIGITRTKVLTINAVVMALTNVVLDYALIFGKFGLPEMGIKGAAIASVLAEATSILFFLIYTYITVDLKKYGLHRLRSFDPSLLMRILSISCFTMLQYFLSMATWFVFFVAVERLGQRELAIANIVRSIYVVLLIPVNALATTTNSLVSNAIGAGGIRFVMPLINKIARFSFFIMLGLVALSALFPQFLLSIYTSEAALITESVPSVYVICIAMLIASVANVVFNGISGTGNTQAALLLETITIVIYGSYIIFIGMWLKAPIEICFTIEIVYYTLLLITSYIYLKKAKWQNKKI; this comes from the coding sequence ATGTACACCAACAAACAGATTTGGAGTGTCAGTTACCCGATACTACTGAGCTTGCTGGCACAAAATGTTATCAACGTCACCGACACGGCATTCCTCGGCCACGTGAGTGAGGTAGCCCTCGGAGCTTCTGCCATGGGCGGGTTATTCTATATATGTGTATTCACCATAGCATTCGGATTCAGCACCGGTTCGCAGATAGTCATCGCAAGACGCAATGGCGAGGGACGCTATACGGACGTAGGCCCGGTCATGATTCAGGGTGTCATGTTCCTGTTTGCCATGGCACTGATACTGTTCGGCTTCACCAAAGCCTTCGGTGGAAACATCATGCGATTGCTCGTATCTTCAGAGTCCATCTATGAAGGAACAATGGAGTTTCTCGACTGGCGTATTTACGGATTTTTCTTCTCTTTCGTCAATGTCATGTTCCGGGCATTGTATATCGGTATCACACGTACCAAAGTGCTTACCATCAACGCAGTAGTCATGGCATTGACTAATGTCGTATTGGACTACGCATTAATCTTCGGGAAATTCGGTCTGCCGGAAATGGGTATCAAGGGAGCCGCCATCGCATCCGTATTGGCAGAAGCCACTTCAATTCTCTTCTTCCTGATTTACACGTACATTACAGTCGATCTGAAGAAATACGGACTGCACCGTCTGCGCTCTTTCGATCCATCCTTGTTAATGCGGATTCTCAGCATTTCCTGTTTCACGATGCTGCAATATTTCCTGTCGATGGCTACCTGGTTCGTATTCTTTGTAGCCGTAGAGAGACTGGGACAGCGGGAATTGGCCATCGCCAATATCGTCCGAAGCATCTACGTCGTACTGTTAATTCCGGTCAACGCATTGGCAACCACCACCAACAGTCTTGTGAGTAACGCCATCGGCGCAGGGGGAATCCGGTTCGTGATGCCGCTTATCAATAAAATCGCACGGTTCTCGTTCTTCATTATGCTGGGGCTGGTTGCGTTGTCGGCACTGTTTCCCCAGTTCCTGCTTTCAATCTATACCAGCGAAGCCGCACTTATCACAGAGTCCGTGCCGTCAGTGTACGTGATTTGCATCGCCATGCTCATCGCGTCGGTAGCCAATGTCGTATTCAACGGCATCTCCGGCACAGGCAACACGCAAGCAGCTTTATTGCTCGAAACAATTACAATCGTCATCTACGGCTCATACATCATATTCATCGGAATGTGGCTGAAAGCACCGATTGAAATCTGTTTTACGATTGAGATAGTGTACTATACCTTGCTATTGATAACAAGTTATATTTACCTCAAAAAAGCAAAATGGCAGAATAAAAAGATATAA
- a CDS encoding cytochrome c biogenesis protein ResB encodes MRYIYTTGYILSAVAMQLFTGNFPVSFLAFPLNIIFAAIWLFILYILYKEYKNSGFTRFLCSPQTSALSIGLFIGGCLVIGLLPQLSDTAAEAREGILALLGCYNFMTSWIFIAILLLLLSNLGMITIHAFQHRKQARWRFILNHTGLWLALFAGFFGSSDTQTLRIPIYKGEPAREAFDMNGAPHYLDYEIALDSFAVEYYPNGRPSRFAANVRLGNEKALLEVNHPYAYRLGEDVYLTGYDVTKGNDSEYCILQVVKQPWKYAIVAGILMMLAGAILLFINGAKKYDKLG; translated from the coding sequence ATGCGTTATATCTATACGACAGGATATATATTATCGGCAGTTGCCATGCAACTATTCACAGGAAACTTCCCGGTTTCCTTCCTTGCCTTTCCGCTCAACATTATCTTTGCGGCAATATGGCTTTTCATACTATACATATTATATAAGGAATACAAAAATTCAGGTTTTACCCGCTTTCTTTGCTCCCCTCAGACCAGCGCGCTATCCATCGGATTATTTATCGGCGGCTGCTTAGTGATAGGACTTCTCCCCCAACTATCGGATACAGCGGCAGAGGCGCGTGAAGGTATTCTTGCCCTGCTGGGATGCTATAACTTTATGACTAGCTGGATATTTATCGCCATCCTTCTTTTATTGCTAAGTAATCTGGGAATGATTACCATCCACGCTTTTCAACACCGCAAACAAGCACGGTGGCGCTTCATCTTAAACCATACAGGTTTATGGCTCGCCTTATTCGCGGGATTCTTCGGCAGCAGTGATACCCAGACACTACGCATACCTATATATAAAGGTGAACCGGCACGTGAAGCATTCGACATGAACGGCGCGCCGCATTATTTGGACTATGAAATAGCACTCGACTCTTTTGCCGTAGAATATTACCCGAACGGACGTCCTTCCCGCTTTGCAGCAAATGTACGTTTGGGAAATGAAAAAGCACTGCTCGAAGTGAATCATCCGTATGCCTACCGATTGGGAGAAGATGTATATCTCACTGGTTATGACGTAACGAAAGGCAACGACAGTGAATATTGCATCTTGCAAGTAGTAAAGCAACCCTGGAAATATGCAATAGTGGCAGGCATCCTGATGATGCTGGCCGGAGCGATTCTATTATTCATCAACGGAGCGAAAAAGTATGATAAACTGGGATAA
- a CDS encoding sulfatase family protein translates to MKTIYPFMGLALCGIAAQAQEKPNFLIIQCDHLTQRVVGAYGHTQGCTLPMDEVASRGVIFSNAYVGCPLSQPSRAALWSGMMPHQTNVRSNSSEPVNTHIPESVPTLGSLFSENGYEAVHFGKTHDMGSLRGFKHKEPVAKPFTDPEFPVNNDSFLDVGTCEDAVAYLSNPPQEPFICIADFQNPHNICGFVGANEGVHTDRPISGTLPELPANFDVEDWSNIPTPVQYICCSHRRMTQASHWSEENYRHYIAAFQHYTKMVSKQVDSVLKALYSTPAGKNTIIVILADHGDGMASHRMVTKHISFYDEMTNVPFIFAGPGIKQQKKPVDHLLTQPTLDLLPTLCDLAGISIPAGKAGISLAPTLKGEKQKKTHPYAVSEWHSEYEYVTTPGRMVRGPRYKYTHYLEGNGEELYDMKKDPGERKNLAKDPKYTKVLAEHRAMLDDYITRTKDDYRSLKVDADPRCRNHTPGYPNHEGPGAREILKKK, encoded by the coding sequence ATGAAAACGATTTATCCTTTCATGGGTTTAGCCCTATGCGGCATAGCAGCCCAGGCACAAGAAAAGCCGAATTTCCTGATTATCCAATGCGACCATTTGACGCAACGTGTCGTAGGCGCTTACGGGCATACTCAAGGATGCACCCTTCCTATGGACGAAGTAGCTTCAAGAGGGGTCATCTTCTCCAATGCCTATGTAGGCTGTCCTCTCAGCCAACCTTCACGCGCAGCCTTATGGAGCGGCATGATGCCCCATCAAACCAACGTACGTTCCAATTCCAGCGAACCCGTCAACACACACATACCGGAAAGCGTACCGACACTAGGAAGCCTTTTCTCCGAGAACGGTTACGAAGCCGTGCACTTCGGAAAGACTCACGACATGGGTTCGCTAAGAGGATTCAAGCATAAGGAACCGGTAGCAAAACCATTTACCGACCCTGAATTTCCCGTCAACAACGACAGTTTCCTTGATGTAGGAACCTGCGAAGACGCAGTGGCCTATCTGAGCAACCCGCCACAGGAACCTTTCATCTGCATCGCCGACTTTCAAAATCCTCACAATATCTGCGGATTCGTAGGAGCGAATGAAGGCGTACACACAGACCGCCCTATCAGCGGCACTCTTCCCGAACTGCCTGCCAACTTCGATGTCGAAGACTGGAGCAACATCCCTACTCCGGTACAGTATATTTGTTGCAGCCACCGCCGCATGACACAGGCTTCCCATTGGAGCGAAGAGAACTACCGCCATTACATCGCAGCCTTCCAGCACTATACGAAGATGGTATCCAAACAAGTGGACAGCGTACTGAAAGCACTCTATTCCACACCAGCCGGAAAGAACACCATCATAGTCATCCTGGCCGACCACGGCGACGGAATGGCTTCACACCGCATGGTGACCAAGCATATCAGCTTCTACGACGAAATGACAAACGTTCCGTTCATCTTTGCAGGCCCCGGCATCAAGCAACAGAAGAAACCGGTAGACCATCTGCTCACACAGCCCACGCTCGACCTTCTGCCCACCCTTTGCGACCTGGCAGGAATTTCCATTCCGGCGGGAAAAGCGGGAATCAGCCTTGCCCCTACACTAAAAGGAGAAAAACAGAAGAAAACCCACCCGTATGCCGTCTCCGAATGGCACAGCGAATACGAATACGTGACGACTCCCGGACGTATGGTACGCGGGCCGAGATACAAATACACCCACTACCTTGAAGGCAACGGAGAGGAACTGTACGACATGAAGAAAGACCCGGGAGAGCGCAAGAATCTAGCCAAAGACCCTAAATACACAAAGGTTCTTGCAGAACACCGTGCAATGCTCGATGACTACATCACCCGGACAAAAGACGACTACCGCAGCCTGAAAGTAGACGCCGACCCACGGTGCAGGAATCACACACCGGGCTATCCAAATCACGAAGGTCCCGGAGCACGTGAGATTCTCAAAAAAAAATAA
- a CDS encoding cytochrome c biogenesis protein, with translation MINWDNFYVFAAISVCLWLTGAVFSLRSSTKSKAATAFTSAGIIVLGIFIAGLWVFLQRPPLRTMGETRLWYSFFMGVAGLLTYIRWKYRWILSFSTLLSTVFIIINLMKPEIHDQSLMPALQSIWFIPHVTVYMFSYSVLGCAFIIAVTGLFRHKEEYLHTADNLVYAGVAFLSIGMLLGSLWAKEAWGNYWSWDPKETWAAITWMGYLLYIHLRLFRKAGRKSLYALLIVSFLALQMCWYGVNYLPAAQQSVHLYNRNNN, from the coding sequence ATGATAAACTGGGATAATTTCTATGTATTTGCAGCCATATCCGTCTGCTTATGGCTGACGGGAGCCGTATTCTCCCTTCGTTCGTCAACGAAGAGCAAGGCGGCAACAGCCTTTACGTCAGCCGGCATTATCGTTTTGGGCATCTTCATTGCCGGATTGTGGGTCTTCCTTCAACGCCCGCCTTTGCGCACCATGGGAGAAACCCGGCTATGGTACTCTTTCTTCATGGGAGTGGCAGGGCTGCTTACCTATATAAGATGGAAATACCGTTGGATTCTGTCTTTCTCGACACTGCTCTCCACCGTCTTTATCATCATCAACCTGATGAAACCCGAGATACATGACCAGTCACTGATGCCGGCACTGCAAAGCATATGGTTCATCCCTCATGTCACGGTATATATGTTTTCCTATTCCGTTCTGGGATGCGCGTTCATCATTGCAGTGACCGGATTATTCCGCCACAAGGAAGAATATCTGCACACGGCCGACAATCTTGTCTACGCCGGAGTAGCCTTCCTCTCCATCGGCATGCTGCTCGGCTCCCTTTGGGCAAAAGAAGCCTGGGGAAACTACTGGAGCTGGGACCCGAAAGAAACCTGGGCAGCTATCACCTGGATGGGATACTTGCTCTATATACATCTCCGCCTTTTCAGAAAAGCCGGGCGGAAAAGCCTGTACGCACTGCTCATCGTCTCCTTCCTCGCCCTGCAAATGTGCTGGTATGGAGTGAATTACTTGCCGGCCGCCCAACAAAGCGTGCACTTATATAATCGTAATAACAACTAA